One stretch of Lucilia cuprina isolate Lc7/37 chromosome 6, ASM2204524v1, whole genome shotgun sequence DNA includes these proteins:
- the LOC111683617 gene encoding protein TsetseEP-like has protein sequence MKIFVALTVVGLLSFTSASISPEQAKADVVSHVEPQIYSLLSIPGVARAGGGVKCYDKYLPLITAATENSKTDTEACISRAASRREDELNKVKSERENLDSQVQNVEETLSLCLKKTDDLDYLKCLKENSLNLQTTIGEVGKTSSSLSDNLSSSYKNIDSTEDTCIKAVIAKSKSVSDELLAALQNCLMNGLDDGGSDGGSDGGSDGGSDGGSDGGSDGGSDGGSDGGLDGGSDGGSDSGSDGGSDGNSDGGSNGDSNGGSDGNSDAGSDSGVEPNPNNEPEEDLQ, from the exons atgaaaatatttgtggCGCTAACTGTAGTGGGTCTATTGAGT TTTACCTCAGCTTCCATCTCACCCGAACAGGCCAAGGCCGATGTTGTCTCTCATGTAGAACCTCAAATCTATAGTCTCTTATCCATACCCGGTGTGGCGAGAGCTGGTGGTGGTGTCAAATGTTATGACAAATATTTACCTCTCATAACAGCTGCCactgaaaattcaaaaactgaTACTGAAGCCTGTATTTCACGGGCAGCTTCACGACGTGAAGATGAATTGAATAAAGTGAAATCGGAGCGTGAAAATCTTGATAGTCAAGTGCAAAATGTGGAAGAAACTTTGAGtctttgtttaaagaaaactgatgaTTTGGATTACCTTAAATGTTTGAAGGAGAAT TCTTTAAATTTACAAACCACTATTGGTGAAGTGGGTAAAACTTCATCAAGTTTGTCCGATAATTTGTCATCATCCTATAAAAATATAGACTCTACCGAAGATACTTGTATTAAAGCAGTTATTGCCAAGTCTAAATCTGTTAGCGATGAACTTTTGGCTGCTTTACAAAATTGCTTAATGAATGGTTTGGATGATGGTGGTTCAGATGGAGGTTCGGATGGTGGATCGGATGGTGGATCGGATGGTGGTTCAGATGGTGGATCGGATGGTGGTTCTGATGGTGGTTCAGATGGAGGTTTAGATGGTGGTTCAGATGGAGGTTCAGATAGTGGTTCAGATGGTGGTTCAGACGGTAATTCTGACGGAGGTTCTAATGGTGACTCCAATGGAGGTTCAGATGGCAATTCAGACGCTGGCTCTGATTCCGGTGTTGAACCCAACCCAAATAATGAGCCTGAAGAAGATCTTcagtaa